Proteins from one Oryza sativa Japonica Group chromosome 12, ASM3414082v1 genomic window:
- the LOC4352145 gene encoding cytochrome P450 94B3: MDLESCSYVLPLLTCCLFLLYSITCYALAAAAGGGGSCGGSDDHAAPRSYPLVGCLLDFYRNRRRLLAWYTGLLAASPSQTIVVDRLGARRTVVTANPVNVEHVLRANFGNYPKGKAFTDVLGDLLGGGIFNADGERWFAQRKLVSHEFSARVMREAVGVALEREARARLLPALDAAAEGGGGVVVVDVQELLRQFAFNVICRVALGGGGGEVALALPLSRLAAAFDAAAAISARRGAAPVAAAWKVKRALGVGSERRLREEVKVIRDAIMEFVRDSSSRRRREQLLAAARGRDDLVSRMAAAGYPDEAICDMVVSFIMAGRDTTSSALTWFFWLMTRHRDVEREVLDEVDACMGDGGDGGGLAGVDLEGSRRARVLHAALCETMRLYPPVAWDSKHAAEDDVLPDGTRVGRGDRVTYFPYGMGRMEAIWGADAGEFRPGRWLAAAAAGGGVSPFKYPVFQGGPRTCLGKDMAFVQMKFVASAVLRRFELRPVAPEGSPEFVPLLTAHMAGGLKVTVRRRQRQNGTCET; this comes from the coding sequence ATGGATTTGGAGAGCTGCAGCTACGTGCTGCCATTGCTGACGTGCTGCCTCTTCTTGCTCTACTCCATAACCTGCTAtgccttggcggcggcggccggcggcggcggttcttgCGGCGGCTCCGACGATCACGCCGCTCCCCGGAGCTACCCGCTGGTCGGCTGCCTGCTCGACTTCTACCGCAACCGCCGGCGGCTTCTGGCGTGGTACACGGGCCTCCtcgcggcgtcgccgtcgcagaCCATCGTCGTCGACCGCCTCGGCGCGCGCCGCACCGTGGTCACGGCGAACCCGGTGAACGTCGAGCACGTCCTCAGGGCGAACTTCGGGAACTACCCCAAGGGGAAGGCGTTCACGGACGTGCTCGGCGAtctgctcggcggcggcatctTCAACGCCGACGGCGAGCGGTGGTTCGCGCAGCGGAAGCTGGTGAGCCACGAGTTCAGCGCCCGCGTGATGAGGGAGGCGGTGGGCGTCGCGCTGGAGCGGGAGGCGCGCGCGAGGCTCCTGCCGGcgctcgacgcggcggcggagggtggcggcggcgtggtcgtcgtcgacgtGCAGGAGCTGCTCAGGCAGTTCGCGTTCAACGTGATCTGCAGGgtggcgctcggcggcggcggcggcgaggtggcatTGGCATTGCCGCTGTCGAGGCTGGCCGCGGcgttcgacgccgccgcggcgatcaGCGCCaggcgtggcgcggcgccggtggccgccgcgtggaAGGTGAAGCGCGCGCTGGGCGTCGGCTCGGAGCGGCGGCTCAGGGAGGAGGTGAAGGTGATACGCGACGCGATCATGGAGTTCGTCCGTgacagcagcagccgccggcggcgggagcagctgctggcggcggcgcgcggccgcgaCGACCTGGTGTCGCGGATGGCCGCGGCGGGGTACCCCGACGAGGCGATCTGCGACATGGTGGTGAGCTTCATCATGGCCGGCCGCGACACGACGTCGTCGGCGCTGACGTGGTTCTTCTGGCTCATGACGCGCCACCGCGACGTGGAGCGGGAGGTCCTGGACGAGGTCGACGCGTGcatgggcgacggcggcgatggcggtggcctCGCCGGCGTGGACCTCGAGGGCTCGCGCAGGGCGCGGGTGCTCCACGCCGCGCTCTGCGAGACGATGCGGCTGTACCCGCCGGTGGCGTGGGACTCGAAGCacgcggcggaggacgacgtGCTCCCGGACGGCACGCGCGTGGGGCGCGGCGACCGCGTCACCTACTTCCCCTACGGGATGGGCAGGATGGAGGCCATCTggggcgccgacgccggcgagttcaggccggggaggtggcttgcggcggcggcggcgggcggcggcgtgtcGCCGTTCAAGTACCCGGTGTTCCAGGGCGGGCCGCGGACGTGCCTCGGCAAGGACATGGCGTTCGTGCAGATGAAGTTCGTGGCCAGCGCCGTGCTCCGGCGGTTCGAGCTCCGCCCCGTGGCGCCGGAGGGCTCGCCGGAGTTCGTGCCGCTGCTCACCGCGCACATGGCCGGCGGCCTCAAGGTGACGgtgaggaggaggcagcggcaaaATGGCACGTGCGAGACATGA